In Scomber scombrus chromosome 17, fScoSco1.1, whole genome shotgun sequence, the following proteins share a genomic window:
- the faua gene encoding FAU ubiquitin like and ribosomal protein S30 fusion a yields MQLFLRAQNTHTLEVTGQETVADVKTHVQTLEGLLVEDQVLLLSGCPLENDASLASCGVSEHCTLEVAGRLLGGKVHGSLARAGKVRGQTPKVDKQEKKKKKTGRAKRRIQYNRRFVNVVPTFGKKKGPNANS; encoded by the exons ATGCAGCTTTTCCTGCGTGCCCAGAATACTCACACCCTTGAGGTGACTGGACAGGAGACTGTCGCAGACGTCAAG ACTCATGTCCAGACTCTGGAGGGTCTCCTGGTCGAGGATCAGGTCCTTTTGCTTTCCGGATGCCCACTGGAGAATGATGCTTCCCTGGCATCCTGCGGTGTCTCAGAGCACTGCACTTTGGAGGTAGCTGGCAGACTTCTGGGAG GTAAGGTTCACGGCTCTCTGGCCCGTGCCGGAAAAGTGAGGGGACAGACACCCAAG GTTGAcaagcaggagaagaagaagaagaagactggcCGTGCTAAGCGTCGCATCCAGTACAACAGGCGTTTCGTGAACGTTGTTCCCACCTTCGGAAAGAAGAAGGGACCCAACGCCAACTCCTAA
- the fkbp3 gene encoding peptidyl-prolyl cis-trans isomerase FKBP3, translated as MAAEPTREWSDEQLKSDDLPKKDMIKFIQDNAAHSFLNEHKLLGNIKNVAKTAKKEQLIIAYNELFESKRFKGTEPIEEMTEHVRAVKLDDKPKEVKEIVDEGPPKFTKSVLKKGDKTNFPKKGETVSCWYTGSLEDGTVFDTNIPTTARKKKQTKPMSFKVGLGRVIRGWDEGVLTMSKGETARLVIEPEWAYGRKGVPDSKIPPNATLIFEVELVSVD; from the exons ATGGCGGCTGAACCAACACGGGAGTGGAGCGATGAGCAGCTCAAAAGTGATGATTTGCCCAAAAAAGACATGATAAAGTTCATTCAGGACAATGCAGCCCACTCG TTTCTTAATGAGCACAAGCTGCTGGGAAACATCAAAAATGTTGCCAAGacagcaaaaaaagaacaactgaTCATCGCCTACAATGAGCTGTTTGAAAGCAAA AGGTTTAAAGGCACAGAGCCAATTGAGGAAATGACTGAGCACGTTAGAGCTGTGAAACTCGACGACAAGCCCAAAGAAGTTAAGGAGATTGTGGACGAG GGTCCGCCAAAGTTCACCAAGTCAGTGTTGAAGAAAGGTGACAAGACAAACTTCCCAAAGAAGGGTGAAACTGTGAGCTGCTGGTACACTGGTAGCTTAGAAGATGGAACCGTCTTCGACACCAATATCCCCACAA CAGCGAGAAAGAAGAAGCAAACTAAACCAATGAGCTTCAAAGTTGGCTTGGGCAGAGTCATCAGAGGA TGGGATGAGGGCGTTTTAACGATGAGCAAGGGTGAAACAGCGCGACTGGTGATTGAACCGGAGTGGGCCTACGGACGGAAGGGTGTCCCTGACTCCAA AATTCCACCCAATGCAACACTGATTTTTGAGGTTGAGCTGGTGTCCGTTGATTAA